The Panacibacter microcysteis DNA window GACCAGAACTACACTGTTTTTGGTGAAGTAATAAAAGGCCTCGATGTATTGGATAAAATAGCAGCATTGCCAAAAGATGGCAACGACAGGCCCACGCAGGATGTACGCATGAAAATGAAAATGCTCAATTAAGGCATCTTTTTAGCGGCATTTTTATTTACAATAAAAGACTACACTTATTAGGTTTTTTATTCAATATTTGTAATCCAAAATTTTAGCGCATGAATTTTCCTTCAGAACTTAAATACACCAAAGACCATGAATGGATAAAAGTGGTTGATGGCAATACAGCATTGATAGGCATTACAGATTTTGCACAGCAGGAGTTGGGAGATATTGTTTATGTAGACGTGGCAAGTATTGGCAAAGACCTGAATGCAGAAGAAGTTTTTGGAACTGTAGAAGCCGTAAAAACAGTAAGCGATCTTTTTCTGCCAGTAGCTGGCAAGGTTTTGGAAGTAAATACAAATCTTGAAAAACATCCCGAGCTTGTGAACACAGATCCGTATGGAGAAGGTTGGATGGTGAAACTGGAAGTTGCCAACGTTGCAGATATAGATGCTTTAATGGATTCCGCAGCCTACGAAGCGCTGGTTGGTTAGCCATTAATCACCCGTTGTTTTCCCGAAGTAATAATTATGAACCGGGCAAATTGCAAACCCCGGCTGTTGTTGCGTCGCACACTTGTACTGCATCAACTATATGCAGCATGTGCCACCGGCGCACTCCCGGCAGAAGAAGGCTTCTCCCGCAGGTTGTAAAATGCCGGGGAGATAGTGGTCTTGCGCATAACTTTATTGTTTTTTGTTTGTTATAGCATTTTTTTTGGGCACAGGCAATCGAAGAAAGCGGTTCATTTAAAAATGGTTCTGAATTCAAACATTCAAGCCATATATACTTACTTCAATGTGCATGCACCACAAAGATCCAGAATTGCCGGGCGGCCAGCATTTTTAAATAAAATTTAAGTTTACCCATCATTAATGCCGGAAAGTGTAAAATATACTGAAATTGAACTGGTAGCTTTGCTGAAAGAGCGGCACCAGAATG harbors:
- the gcvH gene encoding glycine cleavage system protein GcvH, which codes for MNFPSELKYTKDHEWIKVVDGNTALIGITDFAQQELGDIVYVDVASIGKDLNAEEVFGTVEAVKTVSDLFLPVAGKVLEVNTNLEKHPELVNTDPYGEGWMVKLEVANVADIDALMDSAAYEALVG